One Kribbella sp. NBC_00662 genomic region harbors:
- a CDS encoding ABC transporter permease, which produces MAVAEAIAPPRSNSRRVVRRVFRNPLALTGLAVLAIGVVLAVFANWLAPHDPTQTHLSNAFAPPGTAGYLLGTDDLGRDVLSRIMFGLRASLHVGILAVAFSLVIGVPLGLIAGYFRAVDALISRLTDLVLAFPFLILAVGLAAIRGASLGNAAIAIGIAQIPGMIRIVRSETLRLKSLDFVAAAIVEGASDAWVLGRHILPNAGSAVIVQATVGIPAAILGEAVLSFLGLGIQPPAPSLGTMLADAQQFASRAPWAAVMPGVAIMLLTLAFNIVGDSLRDALDPKASRR; this is translated from the coding sequence ATGGCAGTCGCCGAAGCGATCGCTCCTCCGCGGAGCAACAGCCGTCGAGTGGTACGCCGGGTGTTCCGCAACCCGCTCGCGCTGACCGGACTCGCTGTACTCGCGATCGGGGTCGTGCTCGCGGTGTTCGCGAACTGGCTCGCGCCGCACGACCCCACCCAGACGCACCTGAGCAACGCGTTCGCTCCGCCCGGGACAGCCGGGTATCTGCTCGGCACCGACGACCTCGGCCGGGACGTTCTCTCGCGGATCATGTTCGGTCTGCGCGCGTCGTTGCACGTCGGGATCCTCGCGGTCGCGTTCTCGCTGGTGATCGGCGTACCGCTCGGGCTGATCGCGGGCTACTTCCGCGCGGTCGACGCGCTGATCTCGCGGCTCACCGATCTCGTACTGGCGTTCCCGTTCCTGATCCTCGCGGTCGGGCTGGCAGCGATCCGCGGCGCGAGCCTCGGCAACGCCGCGATCGCGATCGGCATCGCACAGATCCCCGGCATGATCCGGATCGTCCGCTCGGAGACGCTGCGGCTGAAGTCGCTCGACTTCGTCGCCGCCGCGATCGTCGAGGGCGCGAGCGACGCCTGGGTGCTCGGCCGGCACATCCTGCCGAACGCGGGCTCCGCGGTCATCGTCCAGGCGACCGTCGGCATCCCCGCCGCGATCCTCGGCGAAGCCGTGCTGTCGTTCCTCGGCCTCGGCATCCAGCCGCCGGCGCCGAGCCTGGGCACGATGCTGGCCGACGCACAGCAGTTCGCGTCCCGGGCGCCCTGGGCCGCGGTGATGCCCGGCGTCGCGATCATGCTGCTGACGCTGGCGTTCAACATCGTCGGCGACAGCCTCCGTGACGCACTCGATCCGAAGGCGAGCCGCCGATGA
- a CDS encoding ABC transporter ATP-binding protein, which yields MTPVLAVKDLSVTFRTEDGPVSAVDHVSFEVEDGEVLAVVGESGCGKSVTAMSIAGLLPRTATVGGSVQLDGTELIGADKRTLRSIRGREVAYIFQEPMTSLNPVFTVGHQISEVLRTHVGVTRQAAQARAIELLKLVGIPSAERRISDYPHQLSGGMRQRVMIAMAVACDPKVLIADEPTTALDVTIQAGILDVLRGLRERLGTSIVLITHDLGVVADLADRVAVMYAGRVVETAEVHGIFAKPQHPYTVGLLGASPAAGRHAETHRLSEIPGLVPVLSAQPDACTFADRCSRADDSCTTSQPELTAGVHRVACWHPVREAVEV from the coding sequence ATGACACCTGTCCTCGCAGTCAAAGATCTCTCCGTCACGTTCCGGACCGAGGACGGTCCGGTGTCCGCGGTCGACCACGTCAGTTTCGAGGTCGAAGACGGTGAAGTCCTCGCCGTCGTCGGTGAATCAGGTTGTGGCAAGAGCGTCACCGCGATGAGCATCGCCGGTCTCCTCCCCCGCACCGCGACGGTCGGCGGCTCGGTGCAGCTCGACGGCACCGAACTGATCGGTGCCGACAAGCGGACGCTCCGCTCGATCCGCGGCCGCGAGGTCGCGTACATCTTCCAGGAGCCGATGACCTCGCTGAACCCGGTCTTCACCGTCGGCCACCAAATCAGTGAAGTACTGCGAACCCACGTCGGCGTCACCCGCCAGGCCGCCCAGGCCCGTGCCATCGAGCTGCTCAAGCTGGTCGGCATCCCGTCCGCGGAACGCCGTATCAGCGACTACCCGCACCAGCTCTCCGGCGGCATGCGCCAGCGGGTGATGATCGCGATGGCCGTCGCCTGCGATCCGAAGGTCCTGATCGCCGACGAACCCACCACCGCCCTCGACGTCACGATCCAGGCCGGCATCCTGGACGTACTCCGTGGGCTGCGTGAACGTCTCGGCACGAGCATCGTCCTGATCACGCACGACCTCGGCGTTGTCGCGGACCTCGCCGACCGGGTCGCCGTCATGTACGCCGGACGCGTGGTCGAGACCGCAGAGGTGCACGGGATCTTCGCCAAGCCGCAGCACCCGTACACGGTCGGACTGCTCGGTGCGTCCCCCGCCGCCGGACGCCATGCCGAGACGCATCGGCTCAGCGAGATCCCCGGCCTGGTGCCGGTCCTGTCCGCGCAGCCGGATGCGTGTACGTTCGCCGACCGCTGCTCGCGGGCCGACGACTCCTGTACGACGTCACAGCCCGAGCTGACCGCCGGCGTACATCGCGTCGCGTGCTGGCACCCGGTCCGAGAAGCCGTGGAGGTCTGA
- a CDS encoding ABC transporter ATP-binding protein gives MDALEVEDLVMHFGPVRAVDGVTLRIPQGSVVALVGESGSGKSTVGRCIVRLLEPTGGTVRIAGADITHLSRRQLRPHRRDVSIVFQDPAGSLDPRFTVGDIVGEPLRLMRRKDIPTKVREALRRVGLRPEVAQRAPHELSGGQRQRVSIARALISEPRLLVADEPTSALDVSVQASVLNLLADLQRDLGFACLFITHDLSAVEYLADEVAVMYLGQLVEQGPRARIFGKPSHPYTQALLSAAPVPDPAEQRARRPVLLGDDLPSAIDPPPGCRFHTRCPVAVDKCRTVVPVTRTIGEGGHQVACHLVNDDGTGPDVRPIEGAAR, from the coding sequence ATGGACGCGCTCGAAGTAGAAGACCTCGTCATGCACTTCGGACCGGTCCGTGCGGTCGACGGAGTCACGCTACGGATCCCGCAAGGCTCTGTCGTCGCACTGGTCGGTGAGAGCGGCTCGGGCAAGTCCACGGTCGGCCGGTGCATCGTCAGGCTCCTCGAACCGACCGGTGGGACGGTCAGGATTGCAGGCGCCGACATCACGCATCTGTCCCGCCGTCAGCTCCGGCCGCATCGCCGCGACGTCTCGATCGTCTTCCAGGACCCGGCCGGCTCGCTCGACCCTCGGTTCACCGTCGGCGACATCGTCGGTGAGCCGCTGCGGCTGATGCGTCGCAAAGACATCCCGACCAAGGTTCGCGAGGCGCTGCGACGCGTCGGTCTGCGCCCCGAGGTCGCTCAGCGCGCGCCCCACGAACTGTCGGGCGGTCAGCGGCAGCGGGTCAGTATTGCCCGCGCGCTGATCTCCGAGCCGCGACTCCTGGTCGCAGACGAGCCGACCAGTGCACTGGATGTGTCGGTGCAGGCCTCAGTACTCAATCTGCTCGCCGATCTGCAGCGTGACCTCGGGTTCGCCTGTCTGTTCATCACCCACGACCTGTCCGCGGTCGAGTACCTCGCGGACGAGGTCGCGGTGATGTACCTCGGTCAGCTCGTCGAACAAGGGCCGCGCGCCCGGATCTTCGGCAAGCCGTCCCACCCGTACACACAGGCGCTGCTGTCCGCCGCACCTGTGCCCGATCCGGCCGAGCAGCGGGCCCGACGTCCCGTTCTGCTCGGCGACGACCTGCCGTCGGCGATCGATCCGCCGCCGGGGTGCCGCTTCCACACCAGATGCCCCGTCGCCGTGGACAAATGCCGGACAGTCGTGCCGGTGACACGCACGATCGGCGAAGGTGGACATCAGGTGGCCTGCCATCTCGTCAACGACGACGGCACCGGACCCGACGTACGACCAATTGAAGGAGCTGCCCGATGA
- a CDS encoding gamma-glutamyltransferase family protein, which yields MTFTTRPTLRGTFGMVSSTHWLASQSAMRILELGGNAFDAGAAAGFVLHVVEPHLNGPGGEVPAIIATADDPTPRVLCGQGVAPAGATIEHYRSLGLTLVPGSGPLAATVPGAVDAWLLLLRDHGTLPLRVVLESAIEYARNGHPLVPRVADTISTVQDLFEDHWQTSAALWLKDGRPVTGRFSNERYAATLEKLVVEGEAAGADRQAQIEQARKTWREGFVAEAIDKFSRLPHRDSSGEDHAGLITGDDMAAFEATWEDPATYDWNGYTIAKTGAWGQGPGLLQSLAVLAALGEVDLDSADGVHTTVEVMKLSYADREAWYGDGADVPLETLLSPEYAAERAKLIGPDASLELRPGRPDGHEPRLPSFAVGNETGDATTGEPTVSPGGVTRGDTCHVDVIDKWGNLISATPSGGWLQSSPTIPELGFCLGSRAQMFWLEEGLPASLAPGKRPRTTLTPTLVLRDGDPLMACGSPGGDQQDQWQLLFLLRHLGAGMDLQEAIDAPAWHTTGFPSSFYPRATEPGGLVMETRVGKDIRDELVRRGHVVTDSDAWSLGRLCAVRKEADGVLAAGANPRGMQGYAVGR from the coding sequence ATGACGTTTACCACCCGGCCCACTCTGCGCGGCACGTTCGGGATGGTTTCGTCCACGCATTGGCTGGCGTCGCAGTCGGCCATGCGGATCCTCGAGCTCGGCGGGAACGCGTTCGACGCGGGCGCCGCCGCCGGGTTCGTCTTGCACGTGGTCGAGCCGCACCTCAACGGTCCCGGTGGTGAGGTGCCGGCCATCATCGCGACCGCCGACGACCCCACCCCGCGGGTGCTGTGCGGCCAGGGCGTCGCCCCCGCCGGCGCGACGATCGAGCACTACCGTTCACTCGGCCTCACGCTGGTGCCCGGCTCGGGTCCGCTCGCGGCGACGGTCCCCGGTGCCGTCGACGCCTGGCTGCTCCTCCTGCGTGATCACGGCACCCTGCCGCTGCGCGTCGTACTGGAGTCGGCCATCGAGTACGCGCGCAACGGTCATCCGCTGGTGCCGCGGGTGGCCGACACGATCAGCACCGTGCAGGACCTGTTCGAGGACCACTGGCAGACGTCGGCCGCGCTCTGGCTCAAGGACGGTCGGCCGGTGACCGGACGATTCAGCAACGAGCGGTACGCCGCGACGCTGGAGAAGCTCGTCGTCGAAGGCGAAGCAGCCGGCGCCGACCGGCAGGCGCAGATCGAGCAGGCACGGAAGACGTGGCGGGAAGGGTTCGTCGCGGAGGCGATCGACAAGTTCTCCCGGCTGCCGCATCGCGACTCCAGCGGCGAGGACCACGCCGGCCTGATCACGGGCGACGACATGGCCGCTTTCGAGGCGACGTGGGAGGACCCTGCGACGTACGACTGGAACGGGTACACCATCGCGAAGACCGGTGCCTGGGGGCAGGGGCCAGGGCTGCTCCAGTCCCTCGCCGTACTCGCGGCCCTCGGCGAGGTCGACCTGGACAGCGCCGACGGCGTGCACACGACGGTCGAGGTGATGAAGCTGTCGTACGCCGACCGCGAGGCCTGGTACGGCGACGGCGCCGACGTACCGCTGGAGACGCTGCTCTCGCCTGAGTACGCCGCTGAGCGGGCCAAGCTGATCGGGCCGGACGCGTCGCTCGAGCTGCGCCCGGGACGTCCGGACGGGCACGAGCCGCGGCTGCCGTCGTTTGCCGTGGGCAACGAAACCGGCGATGCGACCACCGGCGAGCCGACGGTGTCGCCCGGCGGGGTGACGCGTGGGGACACCTGCCACGTCGACGTGATCGACAAGTGGGGCAACCTGATCTCCGCGACGCCGAGCGGCGGCTGGCTGCAGTCGTCGCCGACGATTCCGGAGCTCGGGTTCTGCCTCGGCAGCCGGGCGCAGATGTTCTGGCTCGAGGAGGGTCTGCCGGCCTCGCTCGCGCCAGGCAAGCGACCGCGTACGACGCTCACGCCGACCCTCGTACTGCGCGACGGCGACCCGCTGATGGCGTGTGGATCGCCGGGCGGCGACCAGCAGGACCAGTGGCAGCTGCTCTTCCTGCTCCGGCACCTCGGTGCCGGGATGGATCTGCAAGAGGCGATCGACGCGCCGGCCTGGCACACCACCGGCTTCCCGTCGTCGTTCTACCCACGCGCCACCGAGCCGGGCGGCCTGGTGATGGAGACGCGAGTCGGCAAGGACATCCGCGACGAGCTGGTACGGCGTGGGCACGTCGTCACCGACTCGGATGCGTGGAGCCTCGGCCGGCTGTGCGCCGTACGGAAGGAAGCCGACGGGGTGCTCGCCGCGGGCGCGAACCCGCGCGGGATGCAGGGTTACGCGGTCGGACGCTGA
- a CDS encoding GntR family transcriptional regulator, which translates to MEHLDGEAARDNVVRTIGADHVALREQVLAELRRRIVDGEYSQGERLTETRLADDFGVSRNPVREALRVVEAEGFVQILPRRGAVVATLDETAVRDLFAVREQLETLAAGLAAERVTPEGIATLRRLIDDASKATEAEDFDRVAELNSAFHRAVIEVSENRWLHSISSAMYYHVHWVFRVGAAQRAPHSSEEHVRLVDAIEAGDAEAATTAARLHVEAAAKAAYGQRPTA; encoded by the coding sequence GTGGAGCATCTGGACGGCGAGGCCGCGCGAGACAACGTCGTACGCACGATCGGTGCCGATCACGTCGCTCTGCGCGAGCAGGTGCTGGCGGAACTGCGCCGGCGCATCGTCGACGGTGAATACAGCCAGGGGGAGCGGCTGACCGAAACCCGGCTCGCGGACGACTTCGGTGTGTCGCGGAACCCGGTGCGTGAGGCGCTCCGAGTGGTCGAGGCCGAGGGCTTCGTCCAGATCCTCCCGCGCCGCGGCGCCGTCGTCGCGACCCTCGACGAGACCGCGGTCCGCGACCTGTTCGCCGTCCGCGAGCAGCTCGAGACGCTCGCCGCAGGCCTCGCGGCAGAGCGGGTGACGCCCGAGGGGATCGCGACCCTGCGCCGGCTGATCGACGACGCGAGCAAGGCCACCGAGGCCGAGGACTTCGACCGGGTCGCCGAGCTCAACAGCGCGTTCCACCGGGCCGTGATCGAGGTCAGCGAGAACCGCTGGCTGCACTCGATCTCGTCCGCGATGTACTACCACGTCCACTGGGTGTTCCGGGTCGGCGCCGCCCAGCGCGCACCGCACTCGTCCGAGGAGCACGTCCGGCTGGTCGACGCCATCGAGGCGGGCGATGCGGAAGCCGCCACCACGGCCGCCCGCCTGCATGTGGAGGCGGCCGCGAAGGCGGCGTACGGTCAGCGTCCGACCGCGTAA
- a CDS encoding GNAT family N-acetyltransferase, producing the protein MSIRLIPLTDPDYRPTSRRIAWLAAEADGTPVGSAFLRLDSRNSYSHLGELELTVHPAERRRGIGSRLLDAVVAGARDHDVQTLLADVTVKSIGDQFLQRYGFEIGLTLVYTRRELSDPVPDVPEVPGYRLISWDGVVPDDLVQSFTDARTGMDDAPTGSISVGPDVWDVERTRHAAQVVAQRGEHLSVVAALDETGRIVGFTELVVPGDGKGDGQHYGTAVLPAHRGRGLALWMKAAQIHQTRHRFPDLDGLLTDTVDTNTPMRRTNAHLGYRPGYQVNRRKLDL; encoded by the coding sequence TTGAGCATTCGATTGATTCCCTTGACGGATCCCGACTACCGGCCGACCAGCCGCCGGATCGCATGGCTGGCCGCGGAGGCCGACGGTACGCCGGTGGGATCCGCGTTCCTGCGGCTCGACAGCAGGAACAGCTATTCGCACCTGGGCGAGCTCGAGCTGACCGTCCACCCGGCCGAGCGGCGCCGCGGAATCGGGTCGCGGCTGCTCGACGCGGTCGTCGCCGGGGCGCGCGATCACGACGTACAGACGCTGCTCGCCGATGTGACCGTCAAGTCGATCGGCGACCAGTTCCTCCAGCGGTACGGATTCGAGATCGGGCTGACGCTCGTCTACACCCGGCGCGAGCTGTCCGACCCGGTTCCCGACGTACCGGAGGTTCCTGGATACCGATTGATCTCGTGGGACGGCGTCGTGCCGGACGACCTGGTGCAGTCGTTCACCGACGCGCGCACCGGGATGGACGATGCGCCGACCGGGTCGATCTCGGTCGGCCCGGACGTGTGGGACGTCGAGCGGACCCGGCACGCCGCACAGGTCGTCGCCCAACGCGGCGAACACCTGTCCGTCGTCGCCGCGCTCGACGAGACCGGCCGGATCGTCGGCTTCACCGAGCTCGTCGTGCCGGGCGACGGGAAGGGCGACGGTCAGCATTACGGCACCGCCGTACTCCCCGCCCATCGCGGCCGCGGCCTCGCCCTCTGGATGAAGGCCGCCCAGATCCACCAGACCCGTCACCGCTTCCCCGACCTCGACGGTCTCCTCACCGACACCGTCGACACCAACACACCCATGCGCCGAACCAACGCCCACCTCGGCTACCGCCCCGGCTACCAGGTCAACCGCCGCAAGCTGGACCTGTAA
- a CDS encoding M1 family metallopeptidase gives MTHDRHSYAEPALVRTTHLELDIALDFDEKVLAGSATHTLAWTGTEAHSGDRLVLDTRDLTVLGVEGQTSDGWEPLEYSLAVPDKELGAALTIRTSKHPRVRVSYRTAPTATGLQWLEPAMTAGGVMPFMFSQSQAIHARSWVPVQDTPSVRFSYAAHVTAPPELMVLMSADNGTTSRRTGSYDVVMPEPIPSYLLAIAAGDLVFEPLGGRSGVWAEPATVRQAATEFSDTEEMMRVTEELFGPYRWGRYDLLVLPPSFPYGGMENPRMTFATPTVVIGDKSLVSVIAHELAHSWSGNLVTQDSWDDIWLNEGFTSYVENRIVEAVYGTEFALMETAIKQHATVVKLDPLTPAELAVELPGLHHRSEYHGKTSTGPLKGSWFLSWLEERFSREVFDPFLRGYFDRFAFRSINTDNFVEHLREHLLSEHPDVVTDDELAAWLYEPGIPAFAARAVSPRFQVVDEARDLWLKTGELPHGAGQWTTQEWLRFLDAAPDVLSPLLLQQLDRAFGLTGTANGEIARRWYQIVAASSYEAAYAEMAEFLTKVGRMKLVLPVYQALAGTDRAFAAEVFAKARPGYHPITTAAVQRILGQ, from the coding sequence GTGACGCACGATCGCCACTCCTACGCCGAGCCCGCCCTGGTTCGGACCACCCATCTCGAGCTCGACATCGCGCTCGACTTCGACGAGAAGGTGCTGGCCGGTAGCGCCACGCACACTCTCGCGTGGACCGGCACAGAGGCGCACAGCGGTGACCGCCTCGTCCTGGACACCCGCGACCTCACCGTCCTGGGGGTCGAGGGCCAGACGTCCGACGGCTGGGAGCCGTTGGAGTACAGCCTGGCCGTCCCGGACAAGGAGCTCGGTGCCGCACTGACGATCCGCACGTCGAAGCATCCGCGGGTCAGGGTGAGCTACCGGACCGCGCCGACGGCGACCGGTCTGCAGTGGCTGGAGCCGGCCATGACGGCCGGCGGTGTCATGCCGTTCATGTTCAGCCAGTCGCAGGCGATCCACGCCCGCAGTTGGGTGCCGGTGCAGGACACCCCGAGCGTGCGGTTCAGCTACGCGGCACACGTGACCGCGCCGCCGGAGCTGATGGTGCTGATGAGTGCCGACAACGGTACGACGTCGCGCCGGACCGGCTCGTACGACGTGGTGATGCCCGAGCCGATTCCGTCGTACCTGCTGGCGATCGCGGCAGGCGATCTGGTCTTCGAGCCGCTGGGCGGGCGGTCCGGAGTGTGGGCGGAACCGGCCACGGTGCGGCAGGCGGCGACGGAGTTCTCCGACACCGAAGAGATGATGCGGGTCACCGAGGAGCTGTTCGGCCCGTACCGCTGGGGCCGGTACGACCTGCTCGTGCTGCCCCCGTCGTTCCCGTACGGCGGGATGGAGAACCCGCGGATGACGTTCGCGACGCCGACCGTGGTGATCGGGGACAAGTCGCTGGTCAGCGTGATCGCGCACGAGCTCGCGCACAGCTGGTCGGGCAACCTGGTCACGCAGGACAGCTGGGACGACATCTGGCTCAACGAGGGCTTCACGTCGTACGTCGAGAACCGGATCGTCGAGGCGGTCTACGGGACCGAGTTCGCGCTGATGGAGACCGCGATCAAGCAGCACGCGACGGTGGTCAAGCTGGACCCGCTGACGCCGGCCGAGCTGGCGGTCGAGCTGCCGGGGCTGCACCACCGCTCGGAGTACCACGGGAAGACGTCGACAGGCCCGCTGAAGGGGTCGTGGTTCCTGTCCTGGCTGGAGGAGCGGTTCTCGCGGGAGGTCTTCGATCCGTTCCTGCGCGGGTACTTCGACCGGTTCGCGTTCCGCAGTATCAACACCGACAACTTCGTGGAGCACCTGCGCGAGCATCTGCTGTCCGAGCACCCCGATGTGGTGACGGACGACGAGCTCGCGGCCTGGTTGTACGAGCCGGGCATCCCCGCGTTCGCGGCGCGCGCGGTGTCACCGCGGTTCCAGGTGGTGGACGAGGCGCGTGACCTCTGGCTGAAGACGGGCGAGCTCCCGCACGGCGCGGGGCAGTGGACGACGCAGGAATGGCTGCGCTTCCTCGACGCGGCACCCGACGTACTGAGCCCTCTGCTTCTGCAGCAGCTGGATCGCGCCTTCGGTCTGACCGGGACGGCGAACGGCGAGATCGCCCGCCGCTGGTACCAGATCGTCGCCGCCAGCAGCTACGAGGCGGCGTACGCCGAAATGGCCGAATTCCTCACCAAGGTCGGTCGCATGAAGCTGGTCCTCCCGGTCTACCAAGCCCTGGCCGGCACCGACCGGGCCTTCGCCGCCGAAGTCTTCGCCAAAGCTCGTCCTGGCTACCACCCGATCACGACAGCAGCAGTACAACGCATCCTCGGGCAGTAG
- a CDS encoding adenylate/guanylate cyclase domain-containing protein, whose translation MMTQGNPDLVLKRRPFGSWLLGPADQSTRRLRVRLQILMTTFSIGTNLIGALVVFVLAVYVLPGPSLVDRLQLADAIIIPAYFVLAIAIGCVWSMRLTRRVTRWVELERPATRREQIATLQLPLRLTLIEVLLWLVAAAVFTVMTVIMQPENALRVALTVIDGAIITCSVSYLLTEFALRPVAARALADSPPPRRLLAAGLKARTVFFWAVGSAVPVAGLMLAAVLALIEGDVTSTRLSVVILALGIVALGNGWLLTMLSAKSVVAPVRSVRDALSVIGEGRLDVSIPVFDGTELGSLQAGFNRMAEGLRDRERIRDVFGRYVGPDVVQEALSSDRLGGEERYVAVLFVDLVGSTELAMNRPPTEVVQLLNRFFAIVVDEVDRQGGFVNKFAGDAALAVFGAPAELADPAGSALCAGRELARRLDEELPEAIAGIGVTAGIVVAGTVGDVRRHEYTVIGDPVNEAARLSELAKAAPGRLIASMAAVEQSAPAEADQWRTTEQITVRGRSAPTRLAVPD comes from the coding sequence ATGATGACCCAGGGGAATCCGGATCTGGTGCTGAAAAGGCGCCCGTTCGGATCCTGGCTGCTCGGCCCGGCCGACCAGAGCACCCGCCGGCTGCGGGTCCGGCTGCAGATCCTGATGACCACGTTCTCGATCGGCACCAACCTGATCGGCGCGCTGGTCGTGTTCGTCCTCGCCGTCTACGTGCTGCCCGGCCCCTCGCTGGTCGACCGGCTTCAGCTCGCCGACGCGATCATCATCCCGGCGTACTTCGTGCTCGCAATCGCAATCGGCTGCGTCTGGAGCATGCGGCTGACTCGTCGAGTGACGCGCTGGGTCGAGCTCGAGCGGCCGGCCACCAGGCGGGAGCAGATCGCCACGTTGCAGCTGCCGCTGCGACTCACGCTCATCGAGGTGCTGCTCTGGCTGGTCGCGGCCGCGGTCTTCACCGTGATGACGGTGATCATGCAGCCGGAGAACGCGCTGCGCGTCGCCCTCACGGTCATCGACGGCGCGATCATCACCTGCTCGGTGTCCTACTTGCTGACCGAGTTCGCGCTCCGGCCGGTCGCCGCGCGGGCGCTGGCCGACTCACCACCGCCGCGACGGCTGCTCGCGGCGGGGCTGAAGGCGCGGACGGTGTTCTTCTGGGCGGTCGGCTCCGCCGTACCGGTCGCCGGGCTGATGCTGGCCGCCGTACTCGCGCTGATCGAGGGTGACGTCACCTCGACGCGGCTGTCGGTCGTGATCCTTGCCTTGGGCATCGTGGCACTGGGCAACGGCTGGCTGTTGACGATGCTGTCGGCCAAGTCGGTCGTCGCGCCGGTCCGGTCGGTGCGGGACGCGCTGAGTGTGATCGGCGAAGGTCGGCTCGACGTGAGCATCCCGGTCTTCGACGGCACCGAGCTGGGGTCGTTGCAGGCCGGGTTCAACCGGATGGCCGAAGGACTGCGCGACCGCGAGCGGATCCGCGACGTCTTCGGCCGGTACGTCGGACCCGACGTCGTGCAGGAGGCACTGAGCAGCGACCGGCTCGGCGGCGAGGAGCGGTACGTCGCGGTGCTGTTCGTCGACCTGGTCGGCTCGACCGAGCTCGCTATGAATCGGCCGCCGACCGAGGTCGTGCAACTGCTCAACCGGTTCTTCGCGATCGTGGTCGACGAGGTGGACCGTCAGGGCGGGTTCGTGAACAAGTTCGCCGGTGACGCGGCACTGGCGGTCTTCGGGGCGCCGGCCGAGCTGGCCGATCCGGCCGGGAGCGCGTTGTGCGCCGGCCGGGAGCTGGCCCGTCGGCTCGACGAGGAGTTGCCGGAGGCAATCGCCGGCATCGGCGTGACGGCCGGCATCGTCGTCGCGGGCACGGTCGGCGACGTACGGCGGCACGAGTACACCGTGATCGGCGATCCGGTGAACGAGGCGGCCCGGCTGAGCGAGCTGGCAAAGGCTGCGCCGGGTCGGTTGATCGCGTCGATGGCCGCGGTCGAGCAGTCGGCCCCGGCCGAGGCCGATCAGTGGCGGACGACCGAGCAGATCACTGTGCGGGGACGGTCGGCGCCGACTCGGCTGGCTGTCCCTGACTGA
- a CDS encoding MerR family transcriptional regulator, with protein MGLRPVDLARRAGVSTQLVRNYEAAGILPPAPRSDTGYRQYGPEHVSALLTYRALAPGFGAETATEIMRAVHDGDEALAYRLVDAAHAALHEQRLATDAASEALAALAAENVDQLTGPSLLVGELAHRLGIRTSALRVWEAAGLLAPTREPGTKYRRYGPEQVRDARIIHMLRQGRYYFEQIRPVLDGLRRTGSTDALRTAIAERRAAHDRQTKAMLYGGALLHQLISQGQPAESAPTVPAQ; from the coding sequence GTGGGGCTCCGGCCGGTTGACCTGGCGCGCCGGGCGGGGGTGTCGACCCAGCTCGTCCGCAACTACGAGGCGGCCGGGATCCTGCCGCCGGCGCCGCGGTCGGACACCGGGTACCGGCAGTACGGCCCGGAGCATGTGTCGGCGCTGCTGACGTACCGCGCCCTCGCGCCCGGCTTCGGCGCGGAGACCGCCACCGAGATCATGCGAGCCGTGCACGACGGCGACGAGGCGCTCGCCTACAGATTGGTCGACGCCGCCCACGCCGCACTCCACGAGCAACGGCTCGCCACCGACGCCGCGAGTGAAGCGCTCGCCGCGCTCGCTGCCGAGAACGTCGACCAACTCACCGGCCCGTCCCTGCTCGTCGGAGAACTGGCACACCGTCTCGGCATCCGCACGTCAGCACTCCGGGTCTGGGAAGCAGCCGGTCTGCTGGCGCCGACCCGAGAGCCCGGCACGAAGTACCGCCGCTACGGCCCCGAACAGGTCCGCGACGCCAGGATCATCCACATGCTCCGCCAGGGCCGCTACTACTTCGAGCAGATCAGGCCGGTCCTGGACGGCCTACGAAGAACGGGCAGCACCGACGCCCTGCGTACTGCGATCGCCGAGCGCCGCGCCGCGCACGACCGTCAGACCAAGGCGATGCTGTACGGCGGCGCCCTGCTCCATCAATTGATCAGTCAGGGACAGCCAGCCGAGTCGGCGCCGACCGTCCCCGCACAGTGA